A stretch of the uncultured Cohaesibacter sp. genome encodes the following:
- the infC gene encoding translation initiation factor IF-3, whose amino-acid sequence MRRPYRAQPTRETGPRINNQIRVDEVQLIDDEGTNHGAVPARQALDMAADAGLDLVEISPNAKPPVCKIMDYGRYKYQAQKKAAEARKKQKVVDVKEVKMRPGIDTHDYEVKMRSANRFLDDGDKVKFTLRFRGREMAHQNLGMELLKKVKAELGERTKVELEPRLEGRQMIMILAPK is encoded by the coding sequence ATTCGCCGTCCATATCGAGCGCAACCAACCCGTGAGACGGGACCGCGCATCAACAATCAAATCCGTGTAGACGAAGTCCAGCTGATCGATGATGAAGGCACCAACCATGGAGCTGTGCCCGCGCGCCAGGCTCTGGACATGGCCGCCGATGCCGGGCTGGATCTGGTGGAAATTTCACCCAATGCTAAACCGCCTGTCTGCAAGATCATGGACTATGGTCGATACAAGTATCAGGCCCAGAAAAAAGCTGCAGAAGCGCGCAAGAAGCAGAAGGTCGTTGACGTCAAGGAAGTCAAGATGCGTCCGGGCATCGACACGCATGACTATGAAGTCAAGATGCGCAGTGCCAACCGCTTTCTTGACGACGGCGACAAGGTGAAATTCACCCTGCGTTTCCGTGGTCGCGAAATGGCGCACCAAAATCTTGGGATGGAATTGCTCAAAAAGGTCAAGGCAGAGCTTGGCGAGCGCACCAAGGTTGAGCTGGAGCCAAGGCTCGAAGGCCGCCAGATGATCATGATTCTCGCTCCGAAATAA
- the focA gene encoding formate transporter FocA: MTKIKIGVGGSAMSEPKEIQSLQMTSNLSSLPAWRPFPRWTTKEDQPIKGFFMPQDQFDALLPAAMAQKAEDVGVAKATKHPRVSFMLAVMSGAFIGIAFIFYTVVTTGNGDMGWGANKMLGGLAFSLGLMLVVVNGGELFTSTVLSVVAKASKKITWGQLAKNWILVYVGNFVGAMLLVLIMLAAKHYEPANGQLGISYMSIAQHKLHHTFLQAVALGTMCNVMVCLGVWMTFSARTVTDKLLAVTLPVAMFVAAGFEHCVANMFMIPMGILTKGSVGPEFWETAGRNAADFADLTWAHFFMNNLLPVTIGNIIGGGILVGLCYWFIYLRPSSKQA; this comes from the coding sequence ATGACCAAGATCAAGATTGGCGTTGGCGGATCTGCTATGAGCGAGCCAAAAGAAATTCAATCGTTGCAAATGACCAGCAACCTTTCTTCCCTTCCCGCATGGCGGCCATTCCCCCGATGGACCACCAAGGAAGACCAACCGATCAAGGGCTTTTTCATGCCACAAGACCAATTTGACGCGCTGCTTCCTGCAGCCATGGCCCAAAAGGCCGAAGATGTGGGTGTCGCCAAAGCCACCAAACATCCCCGTGTTTCTTTCATGCTCGCCGTCATGTCCGGTGCCTTCATCGGCATCGCGTTCATTTTTTATACCGTTGTCACGACCGGCAATGGCGATATGGGATGGGGTGCCAACAAAATGCTCGGCGGGCTGGCATTCAGCCTTGGACTGATGCTGGTGGTCGTTAATGGTGGTGAACTTTTCACCAGCACCGTGTTGAGCGTTGTGGCAAAGGCGAGCAAGAAAATCACATGGGGACAGTTGGCGAAAAACTGGATCCTTGTCTATGTGGGCAACTTTGTTGGCGCGATGCTTCTGGTGCTGATCATGTTGGCTGCCAAGCATTATGAGCCAGCCAATGGTCAGCTGGGCATCAGCTACATGTCGATTGCACAGCACAAATTGCACCATACGTTCCTGCAGGCGGTTGCCCTTGGCACCATGTGTAACGTGATGGTGTGTCTGGGGGTCTGGATGACCTTCTCTGCCCGCACGGTTACAGACAAGTTGCTGGCCGTGACCCTGCCTGTTGCCATGTTTGTGGCTGCCGGGTTCGAGCATTGCGTTGCCAACATGTTCATGATCCCGATGGGCATTCTGACCAAAGGGTCGGTTGGTCCGGAATTCTGGGAAACAGCAGGACGGAACGCCGCCGACTTTGCGGACCTGACATGGGCGCATTTCTTTATGAATAATCTGCTGCCCGTAACCATCGGCAACATCATCG